In the genome of Globicephala melas chromosome 3, mGloMel1.2, whole genome shotgun sequence, one region contains:
- the SMIM32 gene encoding small integral membrane protein 32 produces MYGDVFNATGGPEAAVGGALALATTVKAEGALPLELATARGMRDGAAAKPDLPTYLLLFFLLLLSVALVVLFIGCQLRHSAFAALPHDRSLRDARAPWKMRPV; encoded by the coding sequence ATGTACGGCGACGTGTTCAACGCCACGGGCGGCCCCGAAGCGGCGGTAGGCGGCGCGCTGGCCCTGGCAACCACGGTCAAGGCGGAGGGCGCTTTGCCGCTGGAGCTAGCTACCGCGCGCGGGATGCGGGACGGCGCGGCCGCCAAGCCCGACCTGCCTACCTACCTGCTGCTCTTTTTCCTGCTGCTGCTCTCCGTGGCGCTCGTCGTCCTCTTCATCGGCTGCCAGCTGCGCCACTCGGCCTTCGCCGCGCTGCCCCACGACCGCTCGCTGCGGGACGCCCGCGCGCCCTGGAAGATGCGGCCGGTGTAG